The Phaseolus vulgaris cultivar G19833 unplaced genomic scaffold, P. vulgaris v2.0 scaffold_15, whole genome shotgun sequence genomic interval AAAAAGCCTAAACACAGATGTACATTGTGCACAGTAAATTATCATCGCAAACTAAGTCATCTAGGACTTTCTCGGAGACTTGGTAGCCTTGGATGGAGATTTAGGCTCCTTGGAAGCCTTCTCTGTCTTCTTGGGCAACAAGACAGGGTTAATGTTGGGAAGCACACCACCATGGGCAATGGTTACACCAGCAAGCAATTTCCCCAACTCTTCATCATTCCTCACAGCCAAAAGAACATGTCTTGGGATAATCCTGTTCTTCTTGTTATCCCTAGCAGCATTCCCAGCCAACTCAAGAACCTATCCAATCCAACCACAAAACCAAAATCAATCACCGAAACACTGAATTGACAACAATTAACAACCAATCACAGATGCAATTAACGTTTACTTACCTCAGCAGCAAGATATTCAAGAACTGCAGCAAGGTAAATGGGAGCACCGCTTCCAACACGCTGCGCGTACCTTCCTTTCTTCAAGTACCGTCCAATTCTTCCGACAGG includes:
- the LOC137816983 gene encoding histone H2A-like, with amino-acid sequence METTGKIKKGAGGRKGGGPKKKPVSRSVKAGLQFPVGRIGRYLKKGRYAQRVGSGAPIYLAAVLEYLAAEVLELAGNAARDNKKNRIIPRHVLLAVRNDEELGKLLAGVTIAHGGVLPNINPVLLPKKTEKASKEPKSPSKATKSPRKS